Sequence from the Methanobacteriales archaeon HGW-Methanobacteriales-1 genome:
TGGCATTTCCATTTAATGAAAAGTATCCTAAAGCTCCAGCATAAGCATCACGAGGCTGACCTTCCATCTCTTCAATAATTTCCATAGCACGTATTTTTGGAGCTCCACTGACCGTTCCTGCAGGGAATATGGCTGAGAAGGCATCGACCGCAGTTTTTTCTTTTTGTAAATTCCCAGTTACCCTTGATAAAATATGCTGGACATGGGAAAACTTCTTTATATCCATATATTCTGGCACTTTAACAGTTCCAAAATCACTGACTTTTCCCACATCATTCCGGGCAAGATCCACCAACATTAAATGTTCTGCTTTTTCCTTCTCATCATTAAGAAGATCCTGGGCCAGTTGATTATCATGAACAGTATTTTCACCACGAGGACGCGTACCAGCAATAGGAAATGTTTCTATTTCTCTATTTTCAACTCGAATCAGCATTTCAGGGCTGGATCCGATTATTTCCCGCTCATCAAGTTTCACATGATACATGTAAGGTGAAGGATTCATTTTTCTCAGAGTATCATAAAAGCAAAGTTTATTGCCGGAAATTTTGTATTTTTGGGCGTTGGAAATAACTCCTTGAAATATCTCGCCTTCTTTTATTCTTTCCTTTGTCTCTAAAACCATTTTTTCGTATTGGTTTTGTGAGAAAAATCTACCTTCATTCTTAAAAGACATTTTGTCTTCTAAAGTGTAATCTTCTCTGGCAGTCCTTAGAACTTCTTCCACCCGGTTCTGGCCTAGAGTAACATACTGGCAGCGACTGGAAAGCTTGTCAAATATAATTCCATCTAAAAACAAACCAAATTCAAAATCAGGAAATTTTCCAGGGCTTAAGTTGACTGGTTCAAAAAATCGAGCTGCTTGATAGGAAACATATCCCACTAATCCCCCACAGAATCCTTTCCGATTATTTCCTCTGTGGATTAATGATCTTATTTCATTGAAGGGATTTTCTGTATCAAATTCTTCTATAGCATCTTCTTTTTTTATTTCTAGAAATCCTTCTTTGGCAGTTAGGGTTAATTCTGGTTTAAATCCTAAAAAAGAATATCTAGACAAGCCACTGTCACTTTCCATGGACTCTAATAAAAAAGTACTGGAATATTTAGAATAAATCTTTTTAAATAATTCAAATGGATCTTTAAAATCCAATGGTATTGTTTTAAGGGCGTTTAATTTAATATCGCCAAAAACATTCACTCCTGCTCATTTTTACACCTATCTCTATTAATAATTAATTTTTTATAATTTAAACAATTTTGGTAAACAATTGGTCAATTTTGAATTCATCAATAAATAATAACCAAATAAATACTATAACAACTAATTGTCCTATACTACAAAGTACTATTTAAACCTTTTTTGTACATAAATGTTCATTTGTACGCAAGTTTATATAATTGTGTAAACAATAGGATTTTAAAGAATTACTTTGCTAATTTTTGTTAATTAAATTTGGATTGAATGTTATTTGATAGAATATTGATTAATTGGAGATAATATGTGGAAAAAAATAAAGCATAAATTCGAAAAATACCCTGCTAGAATGAATGTAGCCCGTAAAATCGTTAAATTAGGCCTCCGAGTTAATTCCAACGGAAAAATATACTGTGAAGACGTTGAAATTAGTGATGTGGCCCTAGCCAGAGCTGTAAATGTGGATCGGCGCAGTATTAAATCCACTGTAGAAGTTATTTTAGCTGATGATGAGCTTTCAGAAATTTTTGGAAGTATAATGCCTGCTGGGGCACTTTTAAAAAAGGTGGCCAAAAATTTAGAATTTGGAGTGGTAGAAATCGAAGCAGAAGCCGGAAATCCGGGGATTTTATCACAAGCCACCCAATTAATATCTTCCAATGATATAAGCATACGACAGGCCCATGCAGGAGATCCAGAATTAGAAGAGATTCCTAAATTAACCATAATAACTGAAAAATCAATTCCCGGAGAACTTTTAAGTAAATTCCTGGAAATAAAAGGAGTTAAAAGAGTTTCCATATATTAAATCATAAAATAAATCTTTAAATCAATCTAAAAAAAAAGAATAAAATATAAATTAGCTTAAATTTAAGTATTTACAACTTAATTAAGCTCTTAGATTTTGTTTGTAATTAATAAATTACAAATTTTGCTGGTCTTCTTCATCAAGGACTTTTAAAAGTTCGTCCCATGCTTCCAAAGATTCTTTAGCGGCTTCATCAGTCATAACTTCAATAGCATAACCAGAGTGGACTAGTACATACCGTCCTTCTTCCACACCTTCCACTAAATCCAATTTCACTTGCTGTCTTACACCACCAAAGTCTACAACAGCTATTTTGTCACTATCATTAATTTCTACTATTTGAGCAGGTGCCGCAATACACATAAAATACTCTCCATTTTTAATTTTACAAAAATTTAAATTTTTTAAATTATATAATTTAATATTCAGTTTAAAGATTTTAGAATATTTTTTTAGAACGTTTCTAGTTGCTATTTCAAATTCTAAGTTAAAACGTGAGTTATTCACTAATACTAATTCTATGCTAATCTCAAAATTTAAATTAGTATTAACTAATAAATTTAGTAAAGAACATTACATATAAAGATTTGTAGGATTGAATTTTTTTTAAGTAGTATTCCAATAGATAGTAGCATAAATAATTCCATCTAAAATTTCAAAAATATTAGCATGGATATAAACACTGAACATAAAGGAGTCATCTAATGAAAGTAGTAGTAATTGGCGGAGGCCCAGCAGGGCGTGCTGCAGCACTGGAATTGTCAAAATTAGATCAAGATATCACCTTAATTGAAAAAAAACATATGGGTGGCACTTGCTTAAATGAAGGGTGTATGATGGTTTGTGGGCTGGTAGATGTGGCCCGCTTCTTAAATGATGCTGAAAACTTTCAGAAGATGGGAATACTAAATATAAACCCTGAATTCGAGTATAAAAATGTGGCCAATGGGGTAAAAGAAACTCTGAACAAATTAAGGCACGTGAGTGAAAAAGAGATCCTGGAAGCTGAAATAGAACTGATTTATGGAGAAGCAATTCCAGGTGAAGGTTTTATTAAAGTTAATGAACAAGAAATTCCTTATGAAAAACTGATTATTGCCACCGGTACCCGACCATTTTATCCACCTATACTTGGAGCGGATATAGCTTTAACCTATTCTGATATCCTTGATTTGGAAAAATTACCTGAAAAGTTGATAATTGTAGGAAGTGGAGTGATTGCCGCGGAATTCGCAGGAATTTTCTCCTCAATGGGATCCAAAGTACATGTTTTATGTAGAACTGGATTTTTAAATGTACTTGATTCTGAAATAAGTGATTTTGTGGCCAAAAATCTTTTAGAAAAAGTGAATATTCACCAGAATGTGGATGTGGTGGAAATAAGTGAAAAAGGCGCAGTGACCAGTGAAGGTACATTTGAAGGAACCGTGCTCATGGCAACCGGAACTATTCCTAATTCAGAATTAGTAGATGGTCTGGTGAAAAAAGGCCATAGGGGAGAAATTTTGGTAAATAAAAAAATGCAAACCAGTCATGAGAATATTTACGCTGCAGGAGATGTAGTAGGTGGAATAGGGAGCACACCCATAGCCCGTATGGAAGGTATAGTAGCAGCTAGGAACGCTCTAGGAATTTCTGCCCAGGCTGATTACGAATATGTGCCTCATTCCATTTCATTGGATTATGATGTGGCTTTTTTAGGTACAGGTGATTCAAAAAACACCCCTGAGAATAAAAATTCTAATGGTCAGCCGGTTGAAAATAAAGTAACTGGTAAAATTCCAGGCACTGCTGGACCAGGATCTTTCTGGAAAGTCCTATCCCGCAAAACAGGTTTTACACAGATGGAAGTTGATTTAAATAATGGGTCGTTGGAAAAATTGTACTCCATAACACCTTCCGCACGGCATAATATAGCTTATATTTCTATGCTGATGCGCTTAGGCCATAAAACCTATGATTTCGAGAATTTCATAGAAGCGCACCCATCTACAGATTCAATTTATAAATTAATGAGGTTTTTTGCCAAATATTAGTCTTGAAAATACTAAAATGTACGATTCAATAGTTTTTACAGGTTCTGAAAAATTTTAAATAATTTAAAAGAATTTGGATATCAGTTAAATAAATAAAATAAGAACCATAAGAGGAAAAAAAATGCAAAGAAAATCTGATAATACTAAAAATAAAGATGATCTCAAAGATTTCAATGATGTGACCCGTTTTCATGGTCATGTATGTCCCGGATCTGCACTGGGTTATAAAGCAGCTCAGATGGGCATTAATATGCTTTCTTCCACCAGATCTGAAGATGAAGAAATAGTAACTATTGTGGAAAATGATAGCTGTGCCGTGGATGCCATTCAAGTTTTAACTGGTTGTACCTTTGGTAAAGGGAATCTTATTTTCAATGACTATGGAAAACAGGTTTATACATTTCTTAATAGATCCTCTGGAGAAGGTATTAGAATTTCTTTGAAAGATTCATTTGAAATGGATAAAATAGACCCTCAATTGAGTATTTTAAGAAAAAAAGTCTCTTCTGGACAAGCCAGCACATCCGAAAAAGAGCTTTTAAATGAGAAAGTTCAGTTAGTAGCAAAAAAAGTACTGGAAATGGATGGAAAAAAGATATTCAAAGTAGAAAAAGTAAATATGGCTCTGCCCCCTAAAGTTTCAATCTTTAAATCAATTAATTGCCAAAAATGTGGAGAATTAGTTTCAGAACACCGGATGAAAAAAGTTGAGGGAATTAAAGTCTGTATCCCCTGTTCAAAAGAATAAATTTTTAATATTTAATAAAATACTGATAAAATAGGATTATTTAATAAATCTAAATTCTTTAAATAAAATCCTAATCTTTCTTTTTTGCTTCTTTTATGATAATATCCGCCACTTTACTTCCGGAATTTAAAACATCTTCCCCATATCCCTGAGCTTCTACTTTCATTTCAGATATATTGTTCAGAGCATCCTTAATTTTTTCTTCTAATTCTTTAATTGGACTTTCTAAAACGGCTCCTGGAAATACAGCAGCCATATTATGATATCTACCGTATTTGACTCCTGTTAAGGCTACAATAGGTACTTTACAGGCTATGGCCTCATGAATCATTACTCCATCATCAGATAATATGGAAACATCGGCCAGGTCATAAAGGTCCTGTATCCAGTCCACATAGCCTAAATAAATTATATTATTTCCTTCAAGATATTTTAAAAACTCATCTTCCAAAGGATGGCCCACAACCAGAATATTAGCATCAATTTC
This genomic interval carries:
- the trpE gene encoding anthranilate synthase component I; amino-acid sequence: MNVFGDIKLNALKTIPLDFKDPFELFKKIYSKYSSTFLLESMESDSGLSRYSFLGFKPELTLTAKEGFLEIKKEDAIEEFDTENPFNEIRSLIHRGNNRKGFCGGLVGYVSYQAARFFEPVNLSPGKFPDFEFGLFLDGIIFDKLSSRCQYVTLGQNRVEEVLRTAREDYTLEDKMSFKNEGRFFSQNQYEKMVLETKERIKEGEIFQGVISNAQKYKISGNKLCFYDTLRKMNPSPYMYHVKLDEREIIGSSPEMLIRVENREIETFPIAGTRPRGENTVHDNQLAQDLLNDEKEKAEHLMLVDLARNDVGKVSDFGTVKVPEYMDIKKFSHVQHILSRVTGNLQKEKTAVDAFSAIFPAGTVSGAPKIRAMEIIEEMEGQPRDAYAGALGYFSLNGNANFAITIRSMVCQGKHAKIQAGAGIVHDSVPENEFLECENKARALVSSLEMSGDSK
- a CDS encoding amino acid-binding protein; its protein translation is MWKKIKHKFEKYPARMNVARKIVKLGLRVNSNGKIYCEDVEISDVALARAVNVDRRSIKSTVEVILADDELSEIFGSIMPAGALLKKVAKNLEFGVVEIEAEAGNPGILSQATQLISSNDISIRQAHAGDPELEEIPKLTIITEKSIPGELLSKFLEIKGVKRVSIY
- the hypC gene encoding HypC/HybG/HupF family hydrogenase formation chaperone produces the protein MCIAAPAQIVEINDSDKIAVVDFGGVRQQVKLDLVEGVEEGRYVLVHSGYAIEVMTDEAAKESLEAWDELLKVLDEEDQQNL
- a CDS encoding NAD(P)/FAD-dependent oxidoreductase, producing the protein MKVVVIGGGPAGRAAALELSKLDQDITLIEKKHMGGTCLNEGCMMVCGLVDVARFLNDAENFQKMGILNINPEFEYKNVANGVKETLNKLRHVSEKEILEAEIELIYGEAIPGEGFIKVNEQEIPYEKLIIATGTRPFYPPILGADIALTYSDILDLEKLPEKLIIVGSGVIAAEFAGIFSSMGSKVHVLCRTGFLNVLDSEISDFVAKNLLEKVNIHQNVDVVEISEKGAVTSEGTFEGTVLMATGTIPNSELVDGLVKKGHRGEILVNKKMQTSHENIYAAGDVVGGIGSTPIARMEGIVAARNALGISAQADYEYVPHSISLDYDVAFLGTGDSKNTPENKNSNGQPVENKVTGKIPGTAGPGSFWKVLSRKTGFTQMEVDLNNGSLEKLYSITPSARHNIAYISMLMRLGHKTYDFENFIEAHPSTDSIYKLMRFFAKY
- a CDS encoding formylmethanofuran dehydrogenase yields the protein MQRKSDNTKNKDDLKDFNDVTRFHGHVCPGSALGYKAAQMGINMLSSTRSEDEEIVTIVENDSCAVDAIQVLTGCTFGKGNLIFNDYGKQVYTFLNRSSGEGIRISLKDSFEMDKIDPQLSILRKKVSSGQASTSEKELLNEKVQLVAKKVLEMDGKKIFKVEKVNMALPPKVSIFKSINCQKCGELVSEHRMKKVEGIKVCIPCSKE